Genomic segment of Eupeodes corollae chromosome 2, idEupCoro1.1, whole genome shotgun sequence:
CTACAtagtttttaactatttatttgtttgtatacagCAAAATTACAGTTATTGTTTTGCACACCAGTTCTTGCGTTACTAAAATATGACAAAATATGTACTTCTTGTCCTCTGATgatataaaagtatacaaactttttatatcattatttttttcctttgatATAGTTTTTGTTCTCTGAAtggtattaaaattttgattatataAGTTCTTCGGTGTTCCTAGAGTAGTTTTAGtaggttttttaattaatgaaatcGATTTATAATGTACATCTCTAGCATTTGTTCTAAAAGATTGTTGAAACAAGTGAGGATCCTCatacttaataaattttattttagaaaaaggcATAGTTGCAAGAGACTTGCTTTGGCAGAGTACGCTTTGAAATATGATGGTTGCATCTGAATTAATTTCAGGTTTACCTTTTCGTAGCGTATGTTCTTAAGTTGCCTGAGAAGTTAGTGCTAATGGACTACTCGTATGTATCTCAATGTTCTTAAGATGCTTATTTATTGCACTATGAACAGAGTCAACTTCCTGTATGAGTGAGTGTCCAGGCAcagaaaatgtttgtaatatCATTTTCAGTTTAGGTGACTTGTGAAGAAACGTATTTAAAGCTGTTGACAttatcttgttttattttgtgggaCACAAGAATCACTccataatgtcaaaatttccacaTGAGGATGATCTGCCAAGACGTTCTGTAATATTTTAATCAGAGCTCAGAGCACTGGCTATATCGTCACCAGAGCGACCACTATGTACTTCACTTCAAATAGCGCAGTAAGTCAGTAAGttacttttggttttttgtaGGCGGGGCAAACTGTTGCcgttaaattaaaaacacttaGTTTTCGTTTGTAATAAAATGAGGAAGAGTGTCCTTTGGGAAGAGAAAACACGCTCTGAAGgtcaaaacaaattatcaacTTTTTTGGCTCCAAGTTGTTTCTGTCTAAATCTCTTTCGGTCTTCATGAATATTTTGTCATCTTTATGCTCATTAAACTCTGCAATTTCATTACGTGTAGGATTTTCTTTAGCTTTAAAAGCCAAACACCGATCGCATTGgtctttttttggtttgtaaaaAGACAAGTTAAATGCATTGTTGAACTCCTTGTGGTATATGCAATCTTTGACAGGGTCATTCGTAGACTCCTTATACAAGGAGTACATCTTTGTGATATTTAAATGGGGCTCCAAATATTTTCTATCTGAGCTCTCCCTACAATAATAGGAATCTACTGTTTTTTGATGGCGTGCGTTGCAGGACAATAAGACGTACGtcaaaacaattcttaaaaacaaatctacttAAATTGTATGGAAAATTTGACGTAAATGCCAGATTTTGGCGCTTACGTCCAAACAATACGTGAACTTTTTGAATTGGGTGGATATACGGTAAAACCATTCTGTATATCTTTGTAATGGAAAGGATAGAGCAAAGCGGATACAAGATTTGGAAAGAGCTACCCCGAAAACATAGAACTGTATACCAAACTCAAAAAGTGAATTTTGGCGTTTACGGCAACCCAATATTAGGGCGACGATATGACAACTTATCGTGTATTCAAAGACAGATTTGAACTGGCATTCAAGGTTAAAGACATAGTTAGGCGTCACACTTGGCAGACCCAGTACTTTTTTGTAGAAGTATCTTTGTATACTTGTGCTTCATAACCGAGAATAGCCCTGGTAACCGCGTTGCAGTTATCGATCTTAgaagttaattttgtatgacaGCAATGATGTTTTTAGCAGTCCACTCTTCTCGGTCTTGTAATGCAGCAATGGACTCATTAAACTTTTCCTTGTATAAATCCTCGGATTGATCATTCCATACAAGTTTGGGTAGTAACTTGAGCTCTGCAACTTGTTCCCTATTGTAGTTCCGCTCCAAAACAAATTCCATTGGCATATGATGCGAGTTTATCTGAGCCTCCACCTGAAAACTTTGTGTTATGCGGTAGCATATTATAATTTGCAATACAAAGATCAATTATTGTTGAAGAGCCATATGAGTCAATGTAGGTGAAATTTCCATCCGCATCATTCTGGATACGTCCATTGCCGTTCAGAACAACCATCCCGAAGTCCCGACAAATTTCTAATAGCCTTCGTCCTTTGCTGTTTGTTACCTTGTCCTTTGATTTCCTTTCTATTGACAATTGGCTGTTAAGTGCAGCGATTTTATGTgagattttttggttttcaccTACTCTGGCTTTGAAATCCCCTAAGACAATGCAGTTCATAATGTAGCCATCTTCAAGACACATACCAAAAGAGCGAAAGTCTTCTTCCCATCTGTTAAAGTTTATATACAATTTCAAGATATGCACAAATTCTTTTCCTGTTATTATTTACACTAAATCCTTGTccattaattttataaagttgGCTTTCAAAAAAGATGAATTTGCTCTTCCAAATCTAGACTTTTTAACTGCAGGAATCCATAGCAATTTATAGcccttgaaaaatgttgagaaccTATCAAACATCAAGAATGTTtcataaataaagaatatttcaaagtaaAGTATTATGGATACAAAGTTGTATTTCCTAAACCATGTATATTGTacgataaaatttgtattagttttatttcatcaatcgtAATTCTACTTATTCTACAATCGCGACAGTCTTCTGGTTGCTAATATGGGCTGTAATTAAGGTCCAAATTTTCAAGATTCTGGTTGTATATTTCTTCCAAAACAGGTTTGCCCGCTTCAGTTTCTTAATTGATTGTCGTATTTGGGTTTCTGGACAtcacatccacaaaaagtcactgtttggtactctctttggtccggaggtgtgattggaccttacttctttaaaaacgacCGTCACCGTTAATTTGGTGccttatggtcatatgataacagACTtatttttgcctgctattgaagaatacgacttggggaatacgtggtttcaacaagagggcgccacatgccacacaactcgagtgaatatggctttattgcaagagacatttcaaGGCCGCGTAATTTcacgtcgtggcgatatcaactgtccaccaagatcatgcgatttgacaccgctggcgTTGATGGGCTACGTGAAAGACAGtgcttatgcagataaaccatCAACTCTTAGGCACTTAAAAGCCAACATTCGTAATTTAATGCTGAGATAGCGCCTAATACGTGTCAAATAGTGATCGGAAATTACCTTGCAACAATTGGCATGGTGGCCAATTAATTCATGTGCTGTTGCACACATAATATcaacttttaaacttttcaataaaaatgaaatatcacaaaaaaaatattgtatgtgtgtttttgaaaacgCAAAATATATGGGAGTTCCTGATTGACTTTGTTTgtaatgcaattttgcttaaAGAATGCTCCAATTCCATTTTTTGCGTAGAATAATGGTACACTAAAGCGTATTCATACGtattttatgcattttaaaCAAGTATACACCATTTTTGCACATTGATTTCGCGTAACTAAGGTGGGTTTTTGAAGTGACTCATCATTTATTCTCAATATCATTTAACTTTCTGAAAAAGacaattattaacaaaatttaaacaatagatggcgataaaacaataaattgtcaaaatgattcatcctaaaaaaaaaatacaatgttaaaaatgtgtaaCAAATCCAAAAATAGAATATCAATGAATGTTTGAACCGTTATTTAAAttatgattaattttataatattataatcagtcccaaaaaaactaaagaatttaaacaaatgggatcgactaaaaatcaattcaacgactgggtcgcacgaacttgatCCTGTATCTCAAgactttgtttacaaaaatagtacttatattttaaattaataaaatacatgTGTACTCGtttatgtattatgtatgtacatacaaacgAATTTGtcttcaattcaaatttaattcgtttttttcgaaaatcattagagctctttttaaagatttaaataatctttcaatttgttcttaaaagtattttggaatttgttcttaaaagtattttggtatgcagttttACAGTGCTTATAAATATGCATAGAAAAATGAAtatgttcttttaaaaacttatacaaatacaatgaaatttttgatccAACATTCTTCAGACAATATACGAGcttctaaagaaaaaataagaaaccaagtacaaaaattatagaacatatatttaaaatttatacctaggtttgtttttaagatccaaaattctaattttcgatttttgatcaaaaatgtgTATTGGGACTactgttgtttgtttgttgttgttgtcttaaaaaaaaccgtcaaaccCAAGGGTCGAAGGCAGACAGATGGACAGAATCCGGGACCTACTTTTCTCGACATCTCTACCATAGCACtgttgattaaaatctcgagttcaacattttttatacatAGTTCCAATACGTCGCAAGTAGCTTAAGGCTAAAATATCTTAAGCTAGTCTAAAATTGTAAATGATTAAGATTCTTTAACTTTAGACAACTATTAAAGCAGAAAtaatatataaagaattaatatagtgttttcaagtttttaaatttagaatcttaaaaacaatactGTATTGGATCTAATTCACTGTAGATATCATACCTACTGTATACATAGTTACATATATGTACTTTCATCATCATTTTGTCCAATTAAATTAATGATtctagaaaaaacaaaaaagaaaagaaacaagaaatGTTGCTTTCCAACAATACTGTAGACTAAAAAGCTTTAAGCTTTGAGAACGTTCACTAAACGTcacgaaaataatttgaaattatttggatttgttttgaaatttaaaaagagacagaaatattgaaaaagaaagaatataaTCCATATTACTGTATGATGCAATAGCAATAGTCGTTAAAATAGATATTGTATATATATCTTTCAGCATTCGCCATCATCATTCGCATTTTCCGATTCGCATTTACGCCTCTGCGTACATAATTTTCTATTAGGAAACTGGTTTAGTTGCCCTGGCATAATactgaacaaaaacaaacacaaaacctATAAGCAAACCAAGTGAAGTCATCACTCGTCACGTCAGTCATCTCGAATTTGAATTTCTATTCTGTTTGTTattgattgtttttaattgaacttaaacaaaatgttgataaCTCGCGTTGCTCCCTCATTGGCAAAAATAACTCAGTCGCAGCTCCGATGTGCTTCTTACCCATCTGTGCTCCTGCGGTCTGTAAACAAAATGGCAACAGTTAACAAAATGTCAACAAGTGTACTTGGAAGGGAGCCAAACAGTAAGTACCTCCAAttctgtgatttattttaaactgattCAAATTTTCCTTAAGATCAATCAGACTCTGCACTTTTAATGAGATCACACAACTCAACCATTTGCAAATCCTATTCGACAAAACAACCCGAACTTCCATCGAAGCAAGAacttgaaaagtattttttcaaagtaacTGTTGTGATTTGGGATTTGATGTGGGCGATCATGATGTGGTCATGGAGCATGTGCAGGAAGCACATCATCAATAATCCGTCTGTCCAGTCAAATTGGAAGACATTCAATGAGAAACTTGAGGAAGCTCGAAAGAATTAAGAACtcttaattttgcatttttgtttttgttgcttaatCAAACTTCATAGAACTGAGAAATGGAGTTTCTATGAGCTCTACTAATCgcaacaaaacaatttattgttattatttttatagctAACATTACAAGATTATTAAACTttcgtttgttttaatttaaaactataacAAAAATGATAACGCTTACAACTTATTTCTTAGTTTAAGTTTTCAGGATGTTCTCAATGAAGTCTTGAATCTTTTGACGAGCTTCAGTCAATGCCGGAATATCATTTTTACTTGGCTCGTACATATTGGCACAATGGGCAGTTCCTTTATAAAGTTAGAGAAAAATGAATGATATGATAATGAGAGGTTCAGCTATTATTAATACAAACCTTCTATGAAAATTGTTGGAGTATTTGGGTTTGGAGATGATATTAATCCAAGTGCATGCCATGGATCAATAGATCCATGCACATAGAGTACATTTGTTGTGTTTGGGTTCAATGCTCCATAGAAAGTATTTGTTTTTCCAACCACAGCTTGCAGATACTGAGAATCCAttctgaaatttaaatattttaaaattacaaatatgtatgtactcaGAACTTAAAAAATCTCACTTTTCTGAAAAGATGTCCATGCATTGCCTGATGAAAAAGTCAACGGGAAAACGATCAGAAAATAAGAGATCTGTTTGGGTGGAAGTTTGATAGAATCCAAATTCGTTGCACGTTTGATATGTCCATTGACGCATTGCTTTGTCTTCATCGCAAGTAATGTTTTTCATATCTTCAATCATTTTGTCATATTTGTagtccaaacatttttctttgctCTCATTTAACATCATTCGATTAACTTCTGCCAATCTTTGAACTGGAGTTCCCAATGTTTCATTGACCATCACATCGCAGACCTTGAAAGGtagatataaatatatttgtaagTATGGAATGGCAGGTGTtagtttttgcattttaaaatgttacttaCATCGTCTATGGTTTTAGTGGAATGAGGCGAATTGTCTTTATTATATTGAACAACACCCGCAAAATTACCAgcaatgttttcaaataaactaGCAATGTCTAATTTATTGTCTATGGATTTCTCGACTGGATCACAAAGtctaatggaaaaaaatattgagattCTTTAAACATTGTAAGTTTAAGATGAGGTGTAAAACACAATAGACattaaaacgttttttctttttgagatcTTTAGAGATGCCTATCAATtactttgtaaaattttgtactCACTGAAACTTCTCATTGATTTCTCGCTGCCCAATCATGTGCCTTAGTAAGATCTCCAATTGGGAGAATGATCTTCGCACTGCTACCACACAATCTTCCGAATATGATGCCAAAGATTGCTGAACCACCTCAAAATATTCCTTAAAATCAACCTCAGCCAATAAAGGCCCACTCGAGCTAATCGAACCATGAATTAGTTCTGGGTACTTTTCCCTCGCCCATGCAGCTAGAGATCCAGGATAAGACCCCCCGAAAGCGATCCACTTTTTGGAACCTTCCTCATCATATTTAACTTTCATTACGCTTATAAAATAAGCCAAATCGGCGAGTGCTTGCTCTGATGTTAAATATTGTAGACTATCTGTTGATAAATTTCtagaaaagaatttttgtttcaaattttttctCAAGGAATGTTTTGTATTAACAGTTGGTTTTATTTACCCAGTCGGCTGGCTTGCACCATAGAAACGATGTTCCAGAGAAATACACAAGGCATTAAACTTAGCTGCATAATGAATCCAAGCACCACTAGTCATCCATTTGGGGGTTTCTTTTCCTTCGCCACCAATCATCAAGAAAATTGGTCCACCAGGCTTGTAGTGCTCAGTGGATATGTAATATCTCTAGGtattaaaatataatgtatTAACTTAGGTAAGTAggatttctaaaataaatatgttaaaaattagATTTACCTGCTTCCATTTGGGATACTTTGTTGCATTTGAATGATCAAGTATTTGTTGAAACCATTCTACTTGTGGCTCTTGCTGAAGATGAGCAAATACCTTGTTAGGACCACCAATGAATCCCTTCGAAAATAACTTCTTTCCATGAGCATCTTCGACATTTAAAGATAGATAGACTAATAGAACAAAGGCTAAACAACGCATCTTAAAAAATTGCCGTATCGGTATCACAGCCAAGCGGCTTATCTCAAAGCAGTATTCAATTTCTACTAATTCTGGGTGTCGATGTGAACGTCGCGTCGAGCCGACAAGCAGTTTTAAAGGctacatacataaatagaagagtgttatcaattttaattttacagtaAGGTACttaaatgtaaatgtattttttgttttaaaccatCACATAGTCACTTACAGTACAAAgcaattttattgaacaatcaataatataatttattataatttacaaaagGCAATTATGATTTAGGACGCCATTCAGAAGACCATCATGAatggtaaaaacaaaacaaaagacttATGTTTTAGAAGTGCTAACAGATGATAACAAATATCCCCTTgggtaaattatattttgatctTGATGGTTTAGAGTTGCCATTCTGTGGGAGAATTCATTTAGTCTTGAActatttggtttaaatttagaaaaaggtGTAGTTTAggaaattagtttttgtttttatttattattattattatctaatTTACAGAGCCaatggctcaactttccattaccgcagcacgaattccgactcgcggttttttttattcgatagatatgtgcaaataaataataactataccaattttagagcgaggaaacatttatttctatttttaattaatttttaaagttcacttttttccatacaaaacactcaaaaatggttgattttgacatttcttccctgttttttgttcagtgttgccatacttgtttttttttcttggtaatttcttttattttagtgctcaaatggaaaagtactttgcatatacccaaactcgcacccaccccaaatcctatagtgaccccaagcaggggggttgcagctcttagtacgccgtgctatcaattaaaaaaaacttgttttaggctcaaaaaatgcaatacaaaaaagtagggttaagtccgaaaaagaaaatatttttttttatgacttaaagttgtttcctcgccctaatatttaaaacatgttctattgagacccctacctaactgtaaaaaaaaatcagaaggaaattcgtgctgcggtaatggaaagtcgccccgaGCCAATTGCCTTAAAAGCTGACTTCAACTGCACAAACCAATAAGATTGTATTGATTCATACAACATTTTATCTTGCAGAATGGTTTAACTTTCTATTAGAGTTTTGTTGTAAGCCCCAAATGTACAATTACTGAAAGAATAGttaagttttatcatttaataaatattaatatatattatttttgtcataacgacaatataaaaaataacaattttatttatgatttttgcgtgcaaaactttaagaaatacacacgaataataataattctctttttaaaaaaacttctatTTCGGACAAAATATTTGCAACTAGAAagtaagcattttttaaaagaaaatttgaaattttattcagAAACATAACAATTTATTGtcatatattattaaaactgTGTATtcaatgttaataaaaatatacaacacaaaaaaaatcttttagtaACTTAACGTTTAATTGTATCAAGTAACTTCAAATTCACCTGCTACAAAACAATTGcaactttaaattgaaacatGTACAAATTATGAAATAATCAATATTTAGTACCAAATCCTTTGTTTTTGACAATTGGTTTGCATCTTCTTGGCATggattcaaatacattttgaatgatatttggtgtaacttttttttaaaaaaaccgtcCGCACTTATAACATTTTCCCGATTAAGCCAATAGTGGCCAATTCATAACAGTGATGTTATGATCAATAAGGCAAGTTTTAACTAGTCTCGACGTGTGCTTTAggtcgttgtcctgctgaaaGACCCAACGCAATGGCATTTTTCATTCTGCATATGGCAAcataaatgttaaatgtttttgaacaattttgtacatTCTCATCGCCATGCTTAAGAGTTTTTATACAATAACGTGACTGAAATATCTTGCCACGGAGACTTCTTAAGTAAGATATTCCATCACTTcccattatattaaattttgattggtCACTGAAAAGGACTCGACTCCATTTCTGCTTGTCCCAAAAAACAAGGCCGATAACAGCTCAAATCAGCAACCGCCAACGCAAGAGATATACCGTTCTTGTGCTTACATTTGATTGGAACTCTTGTACCAATTTTGAGGCAGATATGAAAGGatcttttttgacttttattaaCAGCATAGTATCCTTTCGACGACTTGTTTTACGTTGTCGACCGCCGCAATGCACAACATACAC
This window contains:
- the LOC129944250 gene encoding putative serine protease K12H4.7: MRCLAFVLLVYLSLNVEDAHGKKLFSKGFIGGPNKVFAHLQQEPQVEWFQQILDHSNATKYPKWKQRYYISTEHYKPGGPIFLMIGGEGKETPKWMTSGAWIHYAAKFNALCISLEHRFYGASQPTGNLSTDSLQYLTSEQALADLAYFISVMKVKYDEEGSKKWIAFGGSYPGSLAAWAREKYPELIHGSISSSGPLLAEVDFKEYFEVVQQSLASYSEDCVVAVRRSFSQLEILLRHMIGQREINEKFQLCDPVEKSIDNKLDIASLFENIAGNFAGVVQYNKDNSPHSTKTIDDVCDVMVNETLGTPVQRLAEVNRMMLNESKEKCLDYKYDKMIEDMKNITCDEDKAMRQWTYQTCNEFGFYQTSTQTDLLFSDRFPVDFFIRQCMDIFSEKMDSQYLQAVVGKTNTFYGALNPNTTNVLYVHGSIDPWHALGLISSPNPNTPTIFIEGTAHCANMYEPSKNDIPALTEARQKIQDFIENILKT
- the LOC129944256 gene encoding uncharacterized protein LOC129944256, yielding MLITRVAPSLAKITQSQLRCASYPSVLLRSVNKMATVNKMSTSVLGREPNNQSDSALLMRSHNSTICKSYSTKQPELPSKQELEKYFFKVTVVIWDLMWAIMMWSWSMCRKHIINNPSVQSNWKTFNEKLEEARKN